One window of the Salvelinus fontinalis isolate EN_2023a chromosome 2, ASM2944872v1, whole genome shotgun sequence genome contains the following:
- the LOC129831876 gene encoding LOW QUALITY PROTEIN: NACHT, LRR and PYD domains-containing protein 7-like (The sequence of the model RefSeq protein was modified relative to this genomic sequence to represent the inferred CDS: substituted 1 base at 1 genomic stop codon), translating to MSLSGEREEGGPASKRRLSGEREEGASASKMSLSGGHDTKTKSPIKQERPASPVPSCVSMKSDQSMDLPIVFREGDFSTEQRNQQQRSESEILSGQSSQSHQTDLTSIFSLLEENFMTFVKNELKMFKGILSPELPEGFESQKQDKEVVDAEDEKQESSAREGALKITLHVLRKMNQKELADTLEKNELAVICQHELKSNLKEKFQSVFEGIAKQGNPTLLNKIYTELYITEGGIGEVNNEHELRQMETTTRKQLRPXTAIKCNDIFKPLTGQDKLIRTVLTKGVAGIGKTVSVQKFILDWAEGKANQDVQFVFSFPFRELNLMKEKKHTLIELLNHFSMETKESRISKYNKYKVLFIFDGLDECRLPLDFQKNKICCDVTKSTSVDVLLTNLIKGNLLPSALLWITTRPAAANKIPSGCVDHMTEVRGFNDPQKEEYFRKRFSDEDLASRIISHIKTSRSLHIMCHIPVFCWISAIVLEHMLQHKREEMPKTLTEMYTHLVVFHTEQKNEKYLGKEETGPQWNKESILSLGKLAFQQLVKGNLIFYEEDLKEAGIDVNEASVYSGLCTQLFKEECGLYQDKVYCFVHLSIQEFLAAVYVFLSFINNNENLMAKPQSVSSNFFALFRDKPEVTVYKSAVDKALESETGNLDLFLRFLLGLSLESNQKHLRGLLTTTRSSSQSHEETVKYIKEKIRENPSPERCINLFHCLNELNDHSLVEEIQSYLRSGSVSDAKLSPSQWSALVFVLLTSEKELDVFDLKKYSRSEEGLLRLLPVVKASRAALLSGCGVTGKGCASLASALKSNPSHLRELDLSNNDLKDSGVKLLSAGLGNPHCKLETLRLSRCLVTEEGCASLVSALRSNPSHLRELDLSYNHPGDSGVRLLSARLEDPHYRLEKLNVEHGGEYTMKPGLRKYACDLTLNPNTANGLVSLCEKNRKVTCSKEKQSYPDHPERFVEREQVLCREGLTGRCYWEVEWSGSVAIIGVAYKGIKRTGEVNECGLGCNDKSWSLGCSGRGYSSWHNNNLNRLDVPPSSSHRVGVYLDWPAGTLSFYKVSSDSLTHLHTFHSKFTEPLYPGFWLWYGDSSASLCQVVPVSNTT from the exons atgagtctctctggagagagagaggaggggggccctgcctctaaaaggagactctctggggagagagaggagggggcctctgcctctaaaatgagtctctctgggggacATGACACTAAAACTAAGAG tccaatcaagcaggagagaccagcctcccctgtgcccagctgtgtgtccatgaagagtgaccagTCTATGGATCTTCCTATAGTGTTcagagagggagacttttctactgaacaaag aaaccaacagcagagatcagagtcagagattctcagtggtcagtcttcccagagtcatcaaacagacctgacctccatattcagt ttgcttgaagagaattttatgacatttgtgaagaacgagctgaagatgttcaaggggattcttagtccagaactcccagaaggctttgagagtcagaagcaggataaggaagtggtggatgctgaagatgagaagcaggagagcagtgccagagagggggctctgaagatcacaTTGCATGTTctgaggaaaatgaaccagaaggagcttgctgacacactggagaaaa ATGAGCTTGCTGTAATTTGCCAACAtgaactcaaatctaatctaaagGAGAAGTTTCAAAgtgtatttgaggggatcgctaaacaaggaaacccaacacttctcaataagatctacacagagctctacatcacagagggtggaataggagaggtcaataatgaacatgagctgagacagatggagacaacaaccaggaaacaaCTAAGACCATAGACTGCAATCAAATGTAATGACATCTTCAAACCCTTAACTGGACAAGACAAACTTATCAGAACTGTGCTAACAAAGGGAGttgctggcattggaaaaacagtctctgtgcagaagttcattctggactgggctgaaggaaaagcaaatcaggatgtccaatttgtattttcattcccatttcgggagctgaatttgatgaaagagAAAAAACACACTTTGATTGAACTTCTCAATCACttctcaatggaaaccaaagAATCAAGGATCTCCAAATACAACAagtacaaagttctgttcatctttgatggtctggatgaaTGCCGACTGCCCCTcgacttccagaagaacaagatcTGTTGTGACGTCACCAAGTCAACCTCAgtggatgttctgctgacaaatctcatcaagggaaatctgcttccctctgctctcctctggataactacccgacctgcagcagccaataagatccCTTCAGGTTGTGTTGACCATatgacagaggtacgagggttcaatgacccacagaaggaggagtacttcaggaagagattcagtgatgaggacctggccagcagaatcatctcacacataaagacatcaaggagcctccacatcatgtgccacattccagtcttctgttggatttctgcaatagtccttgaacacatgctgcaacataagagagaagagatgcccaagactctgactgagatgtacacacaccttgtggtgtttcataccgaacagaagaatgaaaagtatcttgggaaagaagagacaggtccacaatggaataaagagagcattctgtcactgggaaaactggcttttcaacagcttgtgaaaggcaatctgattttctatgaagaagacctgaaagaggctggcattgatgtcaatgaagcctcagtttactcaggattgtgcacacagctctttaaagaggaatgtgggctgtaccaggacaaggtgtactgcttcgtgcatctgagcattcaggagtttctggctgctgtatatgtgttcctctccttcatcaacaacaatgagaatctaATGGCCAAACCGCAATCAGTATCAAGCAACTTTTTTGCACTGTTCAGAGACAAGCCTGAAGTTACTGTCTAcaagagtgctgtggataaagccttagaaagtgagacgggaaacctggaccttttcctccgcttccttctgggcctctcactggagtccaatcagaagcacttacgaggtctactgacaacgacaagaagcagctcacagagccatgaagaaacagtcaagtacatcaaggagaagatcagggagaatccctctccagagaggtgcatcaatctgttccactgtctgaatgaactgaatgaccattctctagtggaggagatccaaagcTACCTGAGATCAGGAAGTGTCTCAGACGCCAAACTGTCACCTTcacagtggtcagctctggtctttgtgttgctgacttcagaaaaggagcttgatgtgtttgacctgaagaaatactccagatcagaggaaggtcttctgaggctgctgccagtggtcaaagcctccagagcTGCTCT gctgtcaggctgtggagtcacagggaaaggctgtgcttctctggcctCAGCTTTGAAGTCAAACCCCTCAcatctgagagagctggacctgagtaacaatgacctgaaggattcaggagtgaagctcctctctgctggactggggaatccccactgtaaacttgagactctgag gctgtcacgttgtctagtcacagaggaaggctgtgcttctctggtctcagctctgaggtcaaacccctcacacctgagagaactggacctgagctacaatcacccaggagactcaggagtcagactgctctctgctaGACTGGAAGATCCACACtacagactggagaaactcaa tgtggaacatggtggagagtacacaatgaaacctgggcttagaaaat atgCCTGTGATCTCACGCTGAACCCAAACACAGCAAACGGActtgtctctctgtgtgagaagaacagaaaggtgacatgtAGCAAAGAGAAGCAGTCGTATCCTGATCACCCGGAGAGATTTGTGGAAAGGGaacaggtgctgtgtagagaaGGTTTGACTGgacgctgttactgggaggtagagtggagtgggAGTGTGGCTATTATAGGAGTGGCATATAAAGGAATCAAAAGGACAGGAGAGGTTAATGAATGTGGGCTTGGATGTaatgacaagtcctggagtctgGGCTGCTCTGGCAGAGGTTACTCTTCCTGGCACAATAATAATCTCAATCGCTTAGACGTCCCCCCCTCCAgctcccacagagtaggagtgtatctggactggccagccggcactctgtccttctacaAAGTCTCCTCTGACTCACTGACCCACCTGCACACATTCCACTCCAAATTCACTGAGCCTCTCTATCCAGGGTTTTGGCTTTGGTATGGTGACTCTTCAGCATCCCTGTGTCAGGTGGTCCCTGTGTCAAACACAACATGA